The DNA sequence GAACCCGCTTATTTTTCAGGAAGTGAAAAATAAGATCAAAGATCAGGATTTGCCAATGCATCAGATTCTGCATATCGGAGACAATCCGTTTGCAGATTATGAAGGGGCAAAAAACTTCGGCTTCAGTGCACATTTACTTAAACACTAAAAATAAACATGAATAAAAGATACAGCTTACACCACATTCATTCGGCAGATGAGTTTACTTTTTCACCTGCGGAATACAGCTATTTCAAGTATGGCGATAAGTCGTATGCTGAAAAATTTGCAAGAGAATTATTCGACGGATTTATTTCCGAAAACGAAGCACTTTTAGATACTGATAAAGAAATTATTGTACTTCCAAGCCCTTATATGGCGATTCCTACGGCTTCTAATTTCTTATGTTTTTTCTTTAAAAAACATCTGGATTTTTATCTGTTTCAAAAAGGGAAAAAGTCAAGTGTTTTATCAAAAATCAACCGTAATCATACTTATATCACAGATTATGGTAACCTCAATTTTGAAGACCGCAAAAATCTGATTGCGAATGATACTTATTATATCGATAAAGATTTTTTGAGAAGAAAACTTTGTATTTTTATAGACGATATAAAAATTACGGGAAGTCATGAATACACAGTCAACAGAATCCTGGACGAATATAGCGTAGAGGCAGACTTTATGTTCCTGTATTATGCTGAACTGATGAATTTTGACCTTGATCCTAAAATTGAAAACTTTTTCAACTATTACGCAGTAAAAAATGTAAAACATGTTGCAGAAGTGATGAATAAAGAGAGTTTTGAGTTCAACACAAGGATTGTAAAATATATTTTAGGCCTGGAATCAAGTAATTTTGACTATCTTACGTCTAAAGTAAAAAGAGAGCAGATGGATTTGCTTTTAGAGCTGGCCATCAGCAACAATTATCATTTAATAAAAGAATACGAAAATAACATCAATACTTTAACACAAACGGAATTATATTATGGCTATTAACTTACAAAAAGGACAAAGAGAAAATATTAACGCACCTAAATTTACTGTAGGCTTAGGATGGGATATCAATAATACTTCTACAGGAACAGGATTTGACCTTGATGCCTCTTTGTTTTTGCTTGGGGACGATAAAAAATTAGTTTCAGATAATCACTTTATTTTCTATAACAACCTTGAGTCTCCGGACAAATCTGTAATCCACACAGGGGATAACCTTACGGGTGAAGGAGCAGGAGATGATGAGCAGATCAAAATTGATCTTACCAAAATTGATGATGCAATAAAAGAAATTACAGTAGTGGTAACCATTCACGAAGCAGATTCAAGAAAACAAAACTTTGGACAGGTAAGAAATTCTTTCATTAGAATTTTCAATACAGATACGAATGAAGAGATCTTAAAATATGAATTAGACGAAGATTTCTCAATCGAAACCGCAGTAGAATTCGGAAGAATCTACAACAGAAACGGAGAATGGAAATTTGAGGCTGTAGGGGCAGGACAGAGAGAAGGCCTTGAGAAATTTGTATCAATTTATCAGAAGTAATTATGGACAATCAGGAAAATCAACCCATAGATCCACTAGGATCAATAGAACCTCTTAAAACCTTTGAACCTACTCCAATGGTTCCTCCAACTCCGGCTCAGCCTGTTCAGAACGCAGCTCCGGCAGTTCTTGTGGACAGAGAGGGAAATGTAAATCTGACACAACTGCAGTCAGAAGAACGTCAGAAATATGAAGTTCTTGCGAACTCTATTGATGAAGCCAATCCGGGGTCTATTGTGAACTTTGGAGCGGAACTTCAGAAAACTCTAACCAATCAGAGTGACAGCTTTTTAGGGAATGTAAGAAGATCAAATTCAGGAGAAGTAGGAGGGCTTATCAATGACCTTTTGGTAGAGCTGAACTATGTAGATGTAGAAGAGCTTAACGGGAACAAAGTGAAAAGCTTCCTGAGCAAATTGCCATTTATGAAGAAGGTAATGACCCAGGTAGAGAATTTATTTGCAAAATACGATAAGATCATCAACAATATTGAACAGATCTCGTACAAAGTAAATGCAGGAATTATCACTTCTACAAAAGATAACGCTGTACTTCAGACTATTTTTGAAAGCAACGTAAATTCTATCAAGCAGATTGAAGAACTTGTGATTGCCGGAAATATAAGAATGGAAAGAGCGGCAGTAGAGCTTGCTCAAATGGAGGCAGCTCCTCAGAATTTTCAGGATTATCAGATTGCGGATAAAAGAGATTTCATTGCAAGATTAGACAGAAGAATGGCTGATCTTAAAGTGGTACGTGTGATTATGATGCAGTCACTTCCACAAATCAGACTGGTACAGAATAACAACGTTTCTATTGCTGAAAAAGCTCAAACGATTCTTACCACGACACTTCCTGTATGGAAAAATCAGCTTTCATTGGCTGTAGCAATGTACAGACAGCAGCAGAATATTGAAATCCAGCAGAAAGTATCTTCTACTACAGAAGAAATCTTAAGAAAGAATGCAGAACGTCTTGGCCAGAACTCAATAAATGTTGCCAGAGCAAACGAGCAGACGATTGTATCTGTGGAAACATTGAAAGAAACAACATCAATGCTGATCAATACATTGAATGAGGTGAAACAAATCCAGAAACAGGGAGCAGATAACAGAAGAAAACTGGATCAGGATCTTCAGACATTGGAGCATGAACTAAAAGCGAATGTCAGAGGTTAATTTATAGGATACCAAGGTGGGGGATGATGCAGCAACCATATTGTCGCAAAGCAAAAGAAGATTAACAAAGCTTAAGCTTCTCGCTAATTTTTTTGAACATATTGACATTATATCTATTTACATCAAAACAGATATTATCCACAATCTGTTCCAGGAAAATACGGCTTTGGATTACAATAAACTGGAACTTTTTCACCTTCAGTATACAGACAGCCTCATAGAGCTTCTGACTAAAATTAAAAAGCAGAAGGAAAATGATATGCTGGCGGTCATCAATGAAATTAACATCAACAGTAAATATATTTCAGGTTTTGAAGAAAGACGGGTAGACAGCTTTCAGACCGACAGGAAAATGTACAGCGGTGTATTTTCCCAACATCTGAAAACACTGTATAAAGACCTTACAGAAGATAGTTTTACAGCCAATTGGGAAAATGTACTGTACTTTCATAAAAAGTATGCCCAGGAATTTTACAGGACAGGTGCAGATGAAATGCTGCTGAAATCCGATTCTTTTCCTGCCTATCAGTATAAAGATTATTCCATTGAAAGAAAACTGTTGGGTAGGCTTAATATACAGGGATTTAAAGTCCGTTTTGTATGTGGATACCTTATAGGAACCCATGATTATGAACTTTTTAAAATCTTTCAGTCTGATGATTATTTTATATTCAGTGTAGACGAAAAGAAATTGTATCTTTTTGACAAAGAATTGGATAAGCTGGATATTTCTGAAAATCAGTCTAACCAGAGCTCCATTATTGATCAGCTGAGAAATAAAAATGAACAGTTGGAAAACAGTATGAACGAAAGAAAACGTGCTTTACCGGCTGAAGTAGAAGGTGTTTTGAAAGATTATATTAAAAACCTTGAAAATATGGACATTATGAGCAAAATATTTGATTTTGACGAAGAAACAAATATTCTGCGGGCGATGCTTAATTTAAATTTAAATAATAACTAAAACGAAATTTGTAAAGCAAAGAATACGCTTTTTTGCAAAAAGTAATTAACAACTAAACATAAAAAGATGGCTATCAACTTACAAAAAGGTCAGAGAATAAACCTTAAAAAAGAAAATGGAGCTGAGCTTTCTCAAGCTTGTGTGGGAATCAACTGGGGAGCAATTGAGAAAAAAGGATTTTTTGGAACTAAAAAAGAAGCAGTAGACTTAGATGGAAGCTGTATTTTATATGATTCAAACAAAAACGTTACTGAAGTAATCTATTTCGGAAACCTTAAATCCAGAAATGGATCTGTAAGACACAGCGGTGATGATCTTACCGGGGACGTAGATGGTGACGACGGATTGGATAATGAAGTAATCACTGTAGATTTCAGCCAACTGGAGCCTAACGTAGAACACGTTGCAATGGTCCTGAACAGCTACAGAGGTCAGGATTTCGGAACCATTCCTTTTGCTTCTATCCGTATTTATGAAGGTTCGCCTACCAACGTAAGAGAAGTCTTTGCAAAATATGATATTGCCAATGATGCTTCTTTCAGAGGGCATGTTGCCATGGTAATGGGAGTTTTCTACAAGAGAAACGGAGAGTGGAAATTCAATGCTATCGGAGATCCTACTGCAGACAAAAAGCTGGAGCAGACGGTTCAGACGGTTCAGATGAATTACTTATAATCAATTGTCAATCAAAAGATAAATAAATTAGCAATATTTGTACTCTGTGAATCTATTGCTTTTATCATATAATAACATAACTCAAGTGGAACATCAAAGTATTTTAGAACTGCACCCAGGTCTGGTGTGGGGATTTGCAGTAACAGTCGTTATCATGCTGCTCCTGGACTTAGGGGTATTTAATAAAAAAAGTCATGAAGTATCTTCCAAAGAAGCTACCATCTGGTCTATCGTATGGATCTCACTTTCAATGGTTTTTTCAGGAGTGGTGTATTGGGTATTCAATACCGATGGAAGTCCCGAAAGCCACGCTTTGGCAGTAGAGAAATTTACACAATACCAGGCTGCCTATTGGATTGAAAAGGCCCTGTCTGTGGATAATTTATTTGTATTTATCCTTGTTTTCGGTTTCTTTAAAGTTCCGAAATACCTTCATCACAAAGTTCTTTTCTGGGGAATTATCGGAGCATTAATCTTTAGAGCTATCTTTATCTTTGCTGGCGTAGGATTAATTAACCTGACTTACCTTCCTGAAATGAATATTTTTGGTAAGGCAGTGCAGATTAATATCGTTATGGCACTATTTGGATTATTCCTTGTCTATGCGGGGATCAAATCCTGGGGTGATGGTGACGATGATGATGACGAAGATTACAGCAATACTGCAGGAGCAAGGCTGATCAAGAGCTTCTGGAAAGTTTCTGATAATTATGATGGAGATAAATTCTTTACTATTCAGAACGGGATCAAAATGGCAACTCCTCTTTTAGTGGTAGTTGGTGTTATTGAATTTACAGACGTTCTTTTTGCAGTAGATTCCATTCCGGCGATCTTTGCAATTTCAAATGATCCATTTATCCTTTATACATCAAATATCTTCGCGATTTTAGGATTAAGATCATTATACTTCCTGTTGGCGAACTTTATCCACATGTTCAGCAAACTTCCTTACGGATTGGCGATTATCCTGTCCTTTATTGGAGTTAAAATGCTTATCGCACCATGGATTCATATTCCGTCTCCGGTCTCTTTGGGAATTGTAGGAGGAGTATTGGTGATCTCTGTTCTTTTATCCATCATCTTCCCTGAAAAAGAAGAAGAGAAGAAAGAAGAATTGGAAGAAAAATAATCTTATTAAGAAAATATATTAAAAGCCTCGGGAGTATAAATCCGGAGGCTTTTTTGTTTTTGTTGGAAGCGCAAAGATACAAAGATAAATGAGTATAAGTCTGCTTTTAAGGCCCAAGAATATTTCGGCTTCGCTCGTATAAGATTTACAACGAGGGACAATATTATTAGCGGTATTAAATATCAAAAATAAAATCCTTGCGCCTTAATACATTATTTTTCATAAAAACTTCGCGCCTTTGCGTTTCCAACATTTTACCAAATAATTATTTTAAAAATAAAAATATACAGACTGGTCTGTATATTATTTTTTTTTATACATTTGTTCCAGAAAAGAAAAGCATATGAAATCTCCAAGAGAAAGAATAGTAGAAACAACCTTTGAATTGTTTGCAAAGCAAGGGTACAATTCTACAGGAATCAACCAGATCATTTCCGAGGCAGAAGTAGCCAAAGCAAGCTTTTATCAATATTTTAAATCCAAAGAAGACCTATGTGTAGAATTTCTGAAGGTAAGACATGAATATTGGTTCAGTGAACTCAATAATTTTCTATCAAAGGAAAAAGACCCAATATCTAAAACGATCAAAGCCTTCGATTTTCTGGTATATATGAATAAAAAAGAAAATTTCCGTGGGTGCAGCTTCCTGAATATTTTATCTGAAATACCAATGGATAATATTAAAATACTCAGCGTAATTCAATCTCATAAAGCTGATCTCAGAAACTTTTTTTTAGAATTACTGAATGATGATACTCTTTCCGATCATATCTACATGCTTTTTGAAAGCAGCATTATAGAAAGCCAGCTTTTCAAATCCAATGAATTAATTGAAAAATCAAAGAAAATAGCAACCAATTTAATACAATAAGTCATGGAACAAAAACATCCGCTTCCGCCTTTCACTCTTGAAACGGCACTGGAAAAAATTCAAATGGCAGAAGATGCCTGGAACAGTCAGGATCCTGAAAAGGTTTCCAAAGCATATACCATCGACAGCGAATGGAGAAACAGAGATACATTTGTGAATGGAAGAGAAAACATTGTAGTATTTCTACAGAAAAAATGGGAAAAAGAGCTTCATTATCACCTTAAAAAAGAATATTGGGCACATACAGACAACCGGATCGCTGTTCGTTTTGAATATGAATATCAGACTAAAGATGGAAACTGGTTCAGAGCCTATGGAAATGAGAACTGGGAATTTGATGAAAACGGGCTGATGGCGAAAAGATATGCAAGCATCAATGATCTGGCAATCAAAGAAGAAGAAAGAAAATTCAGATAAAATAAAATGACTGTTGTACTAACAGTCATTTTTTGTTTTTTTAAGGTTTATTTGAACTGAAACATCCAATCAACAAATTATAATTCATAACTCATAATTCATCATTTATTAACTGTTTTTCCCATGCAGCAGTTTATTAATCTTTCTCCTCGTCTGTACAGACACTTTATAAGCTTCATCACGTAATTTCTGTATTTTTCCTACAGGCTGAAAAAAGATCTTACTTTCAAAAGGATTGAATGAAAGCAGCTCATTGGTACAATCACGGGAATCCAGCAATGAACCTTTAGTTATTTTTACCTCTCCGATTTTAATGAAGGGAGAGTTTTTCCATTCTACATTCAGTTTATTGATTGGTTGATCCTGAAGATCATAACATAACTGTATTAATATATCAGCAGAAAAATCATGGTTCTGCAGGTAATTTTTTAATGAGTCTTTGATCGGTTGCTTTTTCCCTGTATGTTTATCCACATTTTTAGGGGCTAACTTTATTTTGATGATTTGGTCACCCAGTCGATAAGCACCTACAGAATAATAATCAAAGGAGAGAATAAAATCGTTTCTTTTACCCATCAGCTTGATCATATTCCGAATGATATCACCCGTCAATGCAGAAGGAATTACTTTTATTATCTGAAGCAACATTGGAAACAGACTGCTCCATTTTTTGATGTAAAACTTATTTACAGCGGTAAACAATTTCAGGAAAGTAGATACAGAATTAATCGGGAACAACGGAAAATTCACCAATGGATAATTGGCAAGTAATCCACCGTTATCATCCTTGATCTGCACGGCAAACCCATAAGCAGGAATATCCTTTTTAGAGTTTTTAATTTTCAGCTGAGCATTGGAAAACCGAATGGTCAGATCAAATTTTTCCTTATCAAAAAAAGGCTGCAATGATTCCGGAATATCAGGCTCAGTCCAGAATGTTCCCTTTGCTGCCGCATACGTTTTTGCATGGGCATTTCGGGTAGCATAATTGACGTCACTGATGGAAGAGGATTGTTCAACAAAATCTGCTATTGTTTTTTTATTGAGTTCCAGAAGTTTCTTTTCCTCCTCATTCAGTTCATCAAACTTCTTATTATATTTTAATGGATTTGGCATTTAGTTTTTAAAATTCAATTATAACGCCAAGTTTCGAAATCTGTGTTAAGTAAGTATTACAATTATTTGAACTTTGTGGAAAAGATGTTTAAAAATAAGGAAATGTAAGACAATATGATTAGTAAATATTAAAAAATAAGTTATTTAACTTGTTGATTACTAGTGTTTAGTTTTTTTAATAAGAATGAATTAAAAGCGTGTTGTTATGATAGGAAATGCTCCGGGTTTTTAAACTTCCCTCATCGTGATTCCATCTTCCAACTCTAAAAAGCCTTATCTTTGTAAAAAAATTATAATATGGGAGTAGCAGATTTGTTATTTAAACGTAAAAAAGAATTGGCAGAAAAGAACCTGAAAGACGGTAAAGAATATATGGAAGAGTATGGTAAGAGAGAAAGCGTTGTGCAGTTACCAAGCGGCTTACAGTATGAAATCATTACAGAAGGGGATGGAGCTAAACCAGGTCCTAAGTCTACTGTAAAATGCCACTACCACGGAACTACCATTTCCGGAAAAGTATTCGACAGCTCTGTAAAAAGAGGTACACCTGCATCGTTCCCTTTAAACAGAGTAATTTCAGGTTGGACAGAAGCACTTCAGCTGATGCCTGTTGGAAGCAAATGGAGACTGATCATTCCACCGCATTTAGCGTATCGAGATCAGGAGATCAGCAAAGAAATCGGGCCAAACAGTACGCTTGTTTTTGAAGTTGAATTGCTGGATATTAAATAACCCTTCTTAAAAATAGATTAAAAAATTACCTGATTTCAGGTAATTTTTTTTATTTGTACTATATTCGTATTGATAATTGCAAAACAAAGGTGACAGGAAAAGATTTGTTTTATAATACGTCCGGTAACACAAAAATATGACTGAATGAAAAAACTCTTCTACCTTCTCGCTGTGGTAAGTTTACTGGTGTCCTGTGTTTCCAAAAAAAATCAGGCAATCCAGCAGAATATTCTTACCCTTAAGGACAGCTATTGTAAAGCTCCTTTTAAATATAATTACAATAATAAACTGCCGTCTTATAATTCGGATTCTATTTTAACGGCCAATAAAGAACTCAGCGGAATGTTTACCGATCAGAGTATATTAATTTTAAATGCATTGGGTAATCTTAGTGATGTTCACAAAATCATCGAACTGAAAAAAGATTCTTCCCTCACTTCGCAAGTGAAAATATTACAGCTTAAAACCAAAATCAATAGCCGGATTACCATCGCTTTAACAGAGCTGGATGCAGTAGCTGCAGAATTTGACTGTGAAGGAGAGAGAGTAGCTCAGATCGGAAGTTATGTGGATAACCTGAATGCCTCAAAAAATAATAAACTGATTTTATATTCTATCATTGCCGGAGCTGCCTCATCCATTGCCGGCGGAATTGTGAAAAGTGACGGGTGGGATAGAGCAATAGGTATTGGTGGAGGTATTTTAGGAGCAGGATTTGGTTTGGCAACCCTT is a window from the Chryseobacterium indologenes genome containing:
- a CDS encoding TerD family protein; amino-acid sequence: MAINLQKGQRENINAPKFTVGLGWDINNTSTGTGFDLDASLFLLGDDKKLVSDNHFIFYNNLESPDKSVIHTGDNLTGEGAGDDEQIKIDLTKIDDAIKEITVVVTIHEADSRKQNFGQVRNSFIRIFNTDTNEEILKYELDEDFSIETAVEFGRIYNRNGEWKFEAVGAGQREGLEKFVSIYQK
- a CDS encoding FKBP-type peptidyl-prolyl cis-trans isomerase, translating into MGVADLLFKRKKELAEKNLKDGKEYMEEYGKRESVVQLPSGLQYEIITEGDGAKPGPKSTVKCHYHGTTISGKVFDSSVKRGTPASFPLNRVISGWTEALQLMPVGSKWRLIIPPHLAYRDQEISKEIGPNSTLVFEVELLDIK
- a CDS encoding toxic anion resistance protein; the encoded protein is MDNQENQPIDPLGSIEPLKTFEPTPMVPPTPAQPVQNAAPAVLVDREGNVNLTQLQSEERQKYEVLANSIDEANPGSIVNFGAELQKTLTNQSDSFLGNVRRSNSGEVGGLINDLLVELNYVDVEELNGNKVKSFLSKLPFMKKVMTQVENLFAKYDKIINNIEQISYKVNAGIITSTKDNAVLQTIFESNVNSIKQIEELVIAGNIRMERAAVELAQMEAAPQNFQDYQIADKRDFIARLDRRMADLKVVRVIMMQSLPQIRLVQNNNVSIAEKAQTILTTTLPVWKNQLSLAVAMYRQQQNIEIQQKVSSTTEEILRKNAERLGQNSINVARANEQTIVSVETLKETTSMLINTLNEVKQIQKQGADNRRKLDQDLQTLEHELKANVRG
- a CDS encoding DUF1348 family protein; translated protein: MEQKHPLPPFTLETALEKIQMAEDAWNSQDPEKVSKAYTIDSEWRNRDTFVNGRENIVVFLQKKWEKELHYHLKKEYWAHTDNRIAVRFEYEYQTKDGNWFRAYGNENWEFDENGLMAKRYASINDLAIKEEERKFR
- a CDS encoding catalase; the protein is MPNPLKYNKKFDELNEEEKKLLELNKKTIADFVEQSSSISDVNYATRNAHAKTYAAAKGTFWTEPDIPESLQPFFDKEKFDLTIRFSNAQLKIKNSKKDIPAYGFAVQIKDDNGGLLANYPLVNFPLFPINSVSTFLKLFTAVNKFYIKKWSSLFPMLLQIIKVIPSALTGDIIRNMIKLMGKRNDFILSFDYYSVGAYRLGDQIIKIKLAPKNVDKHTGKKQPIKDSLKNYLQNHDFSADILIQLCYDLQDQPINKLNVEWKNSPFIKIGEVKITKGSLLDSRDCTNELLSFNPFESKIFFQPVGKIQKLRDEAYKVSVQTRRKINKLLHGKNS
- a CDS encoding TerD family protein, which codes for MAINLQKGQRINLKKENGAELSQACVGINWGAIEKKGFFGTKKEAVDLDGSCILYDSNKNVTEVIYFGNLKSRNGSVRHSGDDLTGDVDGDDGLDNEVITVDFSQLEPNVEHVAMVLNSYRGQDFGTIPFASIRIYEGSPTNVREVFAKYDIANDASFRGHVAMVMGVFYKRNGEWKFNAIGDPTADKKLEQTVQTVQMNYL
- a CDS encoding TetR/AcrR family transcriptional regulator encodes the protein MKSPRERIVETTFELFAKQGYNSTGINQIISEAEVAKASFYQYFKSKEDLCVEFLKVRHEYWFSELNNFLSKEKDPISKTIKAFDFLVYMNKKENFRGCSFLNILSEIPMDNIKILSVIQSHKADLRNFFLELLNDDTLSDHIYMLFESSIIESQLFKSNELIEKSKKIATNLIQ
- a CDS encoding TerC/Alx family metal homeostasis membrane protein, with the translated sequence MEHQSILELHPGLVWGFAVTVVIMLLLDLGVFNKKSHEVSSKEATIWSIVWISLSMVFSGVVYWVFNTDGSPESHALAVEKFTQYQAAYWIEKALSVDNLFVFILVFGFFKVPKYLHHKVLFWGIIGALIFRAIFIFAGVGLINLTYLPEMNIFGKAVQINIVMALFGLFLVYAGIKSWGDGDDDDDEDYSNTAGARLIKSFWKVSDNYDGDKFFTIQNGIKMATPLLVVVGVIEFTDVLFAVDSIPAIFAISNDPFILYTSNIFAILGLRSLYFLLANFIHMFSKLPYGLAIILSFIGVKMLIAPWIHIPSPVSLGIVGGVLVISVLLSIIFPEKEEEKKEELEEK
- a CDS encoding phosphoribosyltransferase family protein → MNKRYSLHHIHSADEFTFSPAEYSYFKYGDKSYAEKFARELFDGFISENEALLDTDKEIIVLPSPYMAIPTASNFLCFFFKKHLDFYLFQKGKKSSVLSKINRNHTYITDYGNLNFEDRKNLIANDTYYIDKDFLRRKLCIFIDDIKITGSHEYTVNRILDEYSVEADFMFLYYAELMNFDLDPKIENFFNYYAVKNVKHVAEVMNKESFEFNTRIVKYILGLESSNFDYLTSKVKREQMDLLLELAISNNYHLIKEYENNINTLTQTELYYGY